In one Lycium barbarum isolate Lr01 chromosome 7, ASM1917538v2, whole genome shotgun sequence genomic region, the following are encoded:
- the LOC132604560 gene encoding protein CLT3, chloroplastic-like isoform X3, whose amino-acid sequence MLSLPKIPFVAVGLLEALAAASGMAAGAILSGATIPILSQSFLVWQLLLSFIFLGRRYSFNQLFGCFLVAVGVIVTVASGSSAGSLMEAGVFWSLLMIVSFLFQAADTVLKEVIFLDAAQRLKRGTVDLFVVNSYGSAFQAVFICLLLPFLSKLWGVPFTQLPNYLRDGAACFLNIGTLSGGCDGAPLLPLLFIIVNMGFNISLLHLLKISSAVVSCLASTVSVPISVFLFTLPLPYLGVASSLPPGFIAGAIILVLGMLVYTWRPSSSSLKNQEVDCHCT is encoded by the exons CAATTCTTTCCGGGGCCACAATTCCAATACTCTCGCAG AGCTTTCTTGTCTGGCAACTTCTCCTGTCTTTTATTTTCCTTGGGAGAAGATATAGCTTCAACCAGTTGTTTGGGTGCTTTCTCGTGGCAGTTGGTGTTATTGTAACTGTAGCAAG TGGATCTAGTGCTGGTTCATTGATGGAAGCTGGTGTATTTTGGAGTCTTTTGATGATAGTTTCCTTTTTGTTCCAAGCTGCAGATACTGTCTTGAAG GAAGTAATATTCTTGGATGCTGCTCAAAGGCTGAAG AGAGGTACCGTTGATCTGTTTGTCGTGAACTCCTATGGATCTGCTTTCCAG GCAGTTTTTATATGCCTTCTCCTCCCATTTTTGTCCAAGTTATGGGGTGTTCCATTTACTCAACTGCCAAACTATCTTAGAGACGGTGCTGCATGCTTTTTGAATATCGGCACATTATCCGGTG GGTGTGATGGTGCACCACTTTTACCGCTGCTGTTTATCATTGTCAACATGGGTTTCAATATATCATTGTTACATCTTCTTAAGATCTCTTCTGCTGTGGTATCTTGTCTCGCGTCTACAGTTTCAG TACCAATATCAGTCTTTTTATTCACATTACCATTACCATATCTTGGCGTTGCATCCTCTCTTCCACCTGGTTTCATAGCAGGAGCCATCATCCTTGTCCTGGGAATGCTTGTTTATACTTGGAGACCATCATCAAGTAGCCTAAAAAATCAGGAAGTTGATTGCCACTGTACTTAA